One part of the Georgfuchsia toluolica genome encodes these proteins:
- a CDS encoding acyl-CoA carboxylase subunit beta — translation MHDIIHQLDEKRDKARLGGGQKRIDAQHSKGKLTARERIEILLDEGSFEEWDMFKEHRCVDFGMAEQQIPGDGVVIGYGTINGRMVFVFSQDFTVFGGALSETHAEKICKVMDKAMQVGAPVIGLNDSGGARIQEGVAALGGYADVFQRNVMASGVVPQISMIMGPCAGGAVYSPAMTDFIFMVKDSSYMFVTGPDVVKTVTHEEVTAEELGGAVSHTTKSGVADLAFENDVEALMMLRRFFNYLPLNNREQTPVRPTNDPADRLDYSLDTLVPDNPNKPYDIKELILKTVDDGDFFEIQPDNAKNIVVGFARMEGATVGIVANQPMVLAGCLDIKSSIKGARFVRFCDAFNIPIITFVDVPGFMPGTAQEYGGIIKHGAKLLYAYAECTVPKVTLITRKAYGGAYDVMSSKHLRGDVNMAWPSAEIAVMGAKGAVEIIFREDKSDPEKLAAREAEYKAKFANPFIAGARGFIDDVIQPHETRKRICRSLAMLKNKKLENPWRKHGNIPL, via the coding sequence ATGCACGACATCATTCACCAGCTTGATGAAAAGCGCGACAAGGCCCGCCTCGGCGGTGGCCAAAAGCGCATCGACGCGCAACACAGCAAAGGCAAGCTGACGGCGCGCGAACGCATCGAAATCCTGCTCGACGAAGGCAGCTTCGAAGAGTGGGACATGTTCAAGGAACACCGCTGCGTGGACTTCGGCATGGCCGAACAGCAGATTCCCGGCGACGGCGTCGTGATCGGCTACGGCACCATCAATGGCCGCATGGTGTTCGTGTTCTCGCAGGATTTCACGGTCTTCGGCGGCGCGCTGTCGGAAACCCACGCAGAAAAAATCTGCAAGGTGATGGACAAGGCGATGCAGGTCGGCGCTCCCGTGATCGGCCTCAACGATTCCGGCGGTGCGCGCATCCAGGAGGGCGTGGCGGCGCTGGGTGGCTACGCCGACGTGTTCCAGCGCAATGTCATGGCTTCCGGCGTGGTTCCGCAAATCTCCATGATCATGGGTCCCTGCGCCGGCGGTGCGGTATATAGCCCGGCCATGACCGACTTCATCTTCATGGTCAAGGACAGTTCCTACATGTTCGTCACCGGCCCCGATGTGGTAAAGACCGTGACCCACGAGGAGGTGACGGCGGAAGAACTCGGCGGCGCCGTTTCCCACACCACAAAATCCGGCGTGGCCGATCTGGCCTTCGAGAACGATGTCGAGGCGCTGATGATGCTGCGCCGCTTCTTCAATTACCTGCCGCTCAACAATCGCGAGCAGACGCCGGTACGGCCGACCAACGATCCGGCCGATCGTCTCGACTATTCACTCGACACCCTGGTGCCGGACAATCCGAACAAGCCCTATGACATCAAGGAACTGATATTGAAGACCGTCGACGACGGCGACTTCTTCGAAATCCAGCCCGACAACGCCAAGAACATCGTGGTCGGCTTCGCCCGCATGGAGGGGGCCACGGTCGGCATCGTCGCCAACCAGCCCATGGTGCTGGCCGGCTGCCTCGACATCAAGTCGTCGATCAAGGGCGCGCGTTTCGTGCGTTTCTGCGATGCCTTCAACATTCCGATCATCACTTTCGTCGACGTGCCCGGCTTCATGCCCGGCACTGCGCAGGAATATGGCGGCATCATCAAGCATGGCGCCAAGCTGCTCTATGCCTATGCCGAGTGCACGGTGCCCAAGGTCACGCTCATCACGCGCAAGGCCTACGGCGGTGCCTACGACGTGATGTCGTCGAAGCACCTGCGCGGCGACGTCAATATGGCGTGGCCCAGTGCGGAAATTGCAGTGATGGGCGCCAAGGGGGCGGTGGAAATCATCTTCCGCGAGGACAAGAGCGACCCCGAGAAGCTCGCTGCCCGCGAAGCCGAATACAAGGCCAAGTTCGCCAATCCCTTCATTGCCGGCGCGCGCGGCTTCATCGACGACGTAATCCAGCCGCACGAGACGCGCAAGCGCATCTGCCGCTCGCTGGCGATGCTGAAGAACAAGAAGCTGGAGAATCCGTGGCGCAAACACGGCAACATTCCGTTGTGA
- a CDS encoding acetyl-CoA carboxylase biotin carboxylase subunit: protein MFKKILIANRGEIACRVIKTARKMDIKTVAVYSEADSEAMHVELADEAVCIGPAPSKDSYLVADKIIAACKQTGAEAVHPGYGFLSENQAFSKRLEEEGIVFIGPKHYSVAAMGDKIASKKLALEARVNVIPGYNDAIETPEQAEQIARGIGYPVMVKASAGGGGKGLRVAYNDKEAYEGFLACKTEAKNAFGDDRIFIEKYIEEPRHIEIQLIGDAHGNVIYLWERECSLQRRHQKVIEEAPSPFLDEKTRKAMGEQAVALAKAVKYQSAGTVEFVVGGKDKSFYFLEMNTRLQVEHPVTECITGLDLVELMIRVAADEKLPFTQSEVKREGWAMECRINAEDPFRNFLPSTGRLVKYQPPATNMEAALPMPHGGGVRVDTGVYEGGEISMFYDSMIAKLIVHGKDRNEAIARMREALNEFAIRGVSSNIAFQAALMKNPRFISGNFNTGLIGEEYPKGFNAADAVHDDPSLLVAVAAAMHRQYHERNGLIDGQLPGHEYQSGEHFVVIIGEEHHPVSVTGEPGRWQVRNSGATQEVVSNWQFSDLLYKGTVNNQPFCMQVERIGLKYRLFHWGTQVDALVLNAHAAKMQKLMPHKAAADTSKFLLSPMPGLLTEIAVKVGQEVKAGEILAKIEAMKMENVLKAERDCVVDKLMATLGESLSVDQVIIAFK from the coding sequence ATGTTTAAAAAAATATTGATTGCGAACCGGGGAGAGATCGCCTGCCGCGTCATCAAGACCGCCCGCAAGATGGACATCAAGACGGTGGCCGTGTATTCCGAGGCCGACAGCGAAGCCATGCATGTCGAACTCGCCGACGAAGCCGTTTGTATCGGCCCGGCACCTTCAAAAGACAGCTACCTTGTCGCCGACAAGATCATCGCCGCCTGCAAACAGACCGGGGCCGAGGCCGTACATCCGGGGTATGGCTTCCTCTCCGAGAACCAGGCTTTTTCAAAACGGCTCGAAGAGGAAGGCATCGTTTTCATCGGCCCCAAGCATTATTCGGTCGCGGCGATGGGCGACAAGATCGCCTCCAAGAAACTGGCGCTCGAAGCCAGGGTCAACGTCATCCCCGGCTACAACGACGCCATCGAAACGCCCGAGCAGGCGGAGCAAATCGCCAGGGGCATCGGCTATCCGGTAATGGTAAAGGCTTCGGCTGGCGGCGGCGGCAAGGGCCTGCGCGTGGCTTACAACGACAAGGAAGCGTATGAAGGTTTCCTGGCCTGCAAGACCGAGGCGAAGAACGCCTTCGGCGACGACCGTATCTTCATCGAGAAATATATCGAAGAACCGCGCCACATCGAGATCCAGTTGATCGGCGACGCGCATGGCAACGTCATCTATCTGTGGGAGCGCGAGTGTTCGCTGCAGCGCCGCCACCAGAAGGTGATCGAGGAGGCGCCCTCGCCCTTTCTCGATGAAAAGACACGCAAAGCCATGGGCGAACAGGCCGTTGCGCTGGCCAAGGCAGTGAAATATCAATCGGCCGGCACCGTGGAATTCGTCGTCGGCGGCAAGGACAAGAGCTTCTACTTTCTCGAAATGAATACGCGGCTGCAGGTCGAGCATCCGGTGACGGAATGCATCACCGGACTCGATCTGGTCGAGCTGATGATCCGCGTCGCCGCAGACGAAAAGCTGCCCTTCACTCAGAGCGAGGTCAAGCGCGAGGGCTGGGCGATGGAATGCCGCATCAATGCCGAGGATCCGTTTCGCAACTTCCTGCCCTCCACCGGCCGTCTGGTGAAATACCAGCCCCCCGCCACCAATATGGAAGCTGCGTTGCCCATGCCTCACGGCGGTGGCGTGCGCGTGGATACGGGTGTGTATGAGGGCGGTGAAATTTCAATGTTCTACGATTCGATGATCGCCAAGCTCATCGTGCACGGCAAGGATCGCAATGAGGCCATAGCGCGCATGCGCGAAGCGCTTAACGAGTTCGCGATCCGCGGCGTTTCATCGAATATCGCCTTTCAGGCCGCGCTGATGAAAAACCCGCGTTTTATCAGCGGCAATTTTAACACCGGCCTGATCGGCGAGGAATATCCCAAGGGCTTCAATGCCGCCGACGCGGTGCATGACGATCCCTCATTGCTGGTTGCCGTTGCGGCCGCGATGCATCGCCAGTACCACGAGCGCAACGGCCTCATCGATGGCCAGTTGCCCGGCCACGAATACCAGTCCGGCGAGCATTTCGTCGTCATCATTGGCGAGGAACACCATCCGGTTTCCGTAACGGGCGAACCGGGTCGCTGGCAAGTCAGGAACTCGGGGGCAACACAGGAGGTCGTTTCCAACTGGCAGTTCAGCGATCTGCTCTACAAAGGCACGGTGAACAACCAGCCGTTCTGCATGCAGGTTGAGCGCATCGGGCTCAAGTACCGTCTGTTCCACTGGGGAACCCAGGTCGATGCGCTGGTGCTCAATGCCCATGCCGCCAAAATGCAAAAGCTGATGCCGCACAAGGCGGCGGCGGATACCTCGAAATTCCTGCTCTCGCCAATGCCCGGCCTGCTCACTGAAATCGCCGTGAAAGTTGGCCAGGAAGTGAAGGCCGGCGAGATACTGGCCAAGATCGAGGCCATGAAAATGGAAAACGTGCTCAAGGCCGAGCGCGACTGCGTGGTGGACAAACTCATGGCGACACTGGGCGAAAGCCTGTCGGTGGACCAGGTCATCATCGCATTCAAGTAG
- a CDS encoding sulfite oxidase heme-binding subunit YedZ: MKLSSKQIAALKVIVFILCLVPLAYLGWGLWQDMLGANPIENLIRSLGRWTLKFLLITLSITPLRRLTGMNALLRFRRMLGLFCFFYAVLHWSVYLGLDQSFNWVAIAKDIVKRPFITMGMLTFTMLLPLAITSTNGMMRRMGARNWQALHRAVYVIGICAVLHFWWMVKLDTTWPKIYALILTLLLGMRLAWRLRLAKG, encoded by the coding sequence ATGAAGCTCTCCTCGAAGCAAATCGCCGCGCTCAAGGTGATCGTGTTCATCCTTTGCCTTGTACCGCTGGCCTATCTTGGCTGGGGGCTGTGGCAGGATATGCTGGGCGCCAACCCGATCGAAAACCTGATCCGCTCGCTGGGCCGCTGGACGCTGAAGTTCCTGCTCATCACGCTGAGCATTACGCCGTTGCGGCGGCTTACCGGCATGAATGCGCTGTTGCGCTTTCGCCGTATGCTTGGACTGTTCTGCTTCTTTTATGCTGTGCTGCATTGGAGCGTATATCTCGGACTCGACCAGTCGTTCAACTGGGTTGCGATTGCCAAGGACATCGTCAAGCGACCTTTCATTACCATGGGCATGCTCACCTTCACAATGCTGCTGCCACTCGCCATCACCTCGACCAACGGCATGATGCGCCGCATGGGGGCACGCAATTGGCAGGCGCTACACCGCGCGGTTTATGTGATAGGGATTTGCGCCGTGCTGCACTTTTGGTGGATGGTGAAGCTCGACACGACGTGGCCGAAAATCTACGCCCTGATATTGACGTTATTGCTGGGAATGCGCCTGGCCTGGCGCCTGAGACTCGCGAAAGGCTGA
- the msrP gene encoding protein-methionine-sulfoxide reductase catalytic subunit MsrP — translation MSINHPNDCLPSEITPRELFEQRRKFLKYSISSGLGLALPWAGMANAASEAVAEPRIKIPGVRPSTYSTTEKPNKYEHITTYNNFYEFGTEKTDPAERASRMRIRPWTVTIEGLVKKPKLIGIDDIMKLAPLEERIYRLRCVEGWSMVIPWVGYPLSALLKQVEPLGSAKYVQFESSYQPDTMEGGGIFGRPVLNWPYVEGLRLDEAMHPLTIVGVGLYGELLQKQNGAPVRVVVPWKYGFKSAKSIVKIRFVEQEPPTSWNRANSREYGFYSNVNPEVDHPRWSQATERRLGELLKRKTLMFNGYGEQVASMYKGMDLRKYY, via the coding sequence ATGTCGATAAATCACCCTAATGATTGCCTACCTTCTGAAATCACGCCGCGCGAGTTGTTTGAACAGCGCCGCAAGTTCCTCAAATATTCGATCAGTTCCGGCCTGGGGCTGGCGCTGCCTTGGGCGGGAATGGCGAACGCAGCGAGTGAAGCGGTGGCAGAGCCGCGCATAAAGATTCCAGGGGTGAGACCGAGCACTTATTCCACGACCGAAAAGCCCAACAAGTACGAACACATCACCACCTACAACAATTTCTACGAATTCGGTACCGAGAAGACCGATCCCGCCGAACGCGCCTCCAGAATGAGGATCAGGCCCTGGACCGTGACGATCGAGGGTTTGGTCAAGAAGCCGAAGCTCATCGGTATTGACGACATCATGAAACTGGCTCCGCTCGAAGAGCGCATCTATCGTCTACGCTGCGTCGAGGGCTGGAGCATGGTGATCCCTTGGGTCGGCTACCCGCTCTCGGCCCTGCTCAAGCAGGTAGAGCCTCTTGGTAGCGCGAAATATGTACAGTTTGAGAGTTCATACCAGCCCGACACGATGGAAGGTGGCGGCATTTTCGGCCGTCCTGTCCTCAACTGGCCCTATGTCGAGGGCCTGCGCCTGGACGAGGCAATGCATCCGCTGACCATCGTCGGCGTCGGTCTGTATGGCGAACTGTTGCAGAAGCAGAATGGCGCGCCGGTGCGAGTGGTGGTTCCCTGGAAGTATGGCTTCAAAAGCGCCAAGTCGATTGTGAAAATCCGTTTTGTCGAACAGGAACCGCCGACTTCCTGGAACAGGGCGAACAGCAGGGAATACGGTTTTTATTCCAATGTAAATCCGGAAGTCGACCACCCGCGCTGGAGCCAGGCCACGGAACGCCGCCTGGGCGAATTGCTGAAACGCAAGACGCTGATGTTCAACGGCTATGGCGAACAGGTCGCGTCGATGTACAAGGGCATGGATCTGCGCAAGTATTATTGA
- a CDS encoding cupredoxin domain-containing protein, with amino-acid sequence MKIYLSLLCLIPLVAWAADSEITLVIRNHRFGPSEVHVPAGKKIKLLVQNRDATPEEFESHELNREKVIAPGTGATIYVGPLRPGRYPFFGEFNEKTARGAIVAE; translated from the coding sequence ATGAAAATCTATTTATCCCTGCTTTGCCTGATTCCGCTAGTGGCTTGGGCGGCCGATTCGGAAATTACCTTGGTCATCCGCAACCATCGCTTTGGGCCTTCGGAAGTGCATGTTCCGGCAGGGAAAAAGATCAAATTGTTGGTCCAAAATCGGGACGCCACGCCGGAGGAGTTCGAGAGCCATGAACTCAATCGTGAAAAGGTCATCGCCCCTGGGACTGGGGCAACAATTTATGTTGGCCCGTTGAGACCTGGCCGCTATCCATTCTTCGGCGAATTCAATGAAAAAACGGCGCGCGGCGCTATTGTTGCGGAATAA
- a CDS encoding FTR1 family iron permease, protein MFGAAIIVFRETLEAAMIISIIAIATRAIPSRRIWLLTGIGAGILGSLIVASLTGQIAELAQGAGQELFNAGILGLAALMLAWHNIWMARHGKQLAMNAKQLSQDVISGNREMSALALVVALATLREGSETALFLYGLVAGSDEPVFTVLSGGAIGLLVGAATGYAFYAGFLRIPAKLFFSMTSGLILLMAAAMTSQAVRFLVQADVLPSLASPLWDTSRVLDNASLFGRVLHTLIGYEAMPSGIQVIFYFATATLIYTGMRFARVQPPSDPTPSRKKFS, encoded by the coding sequence ATGTTCGGTGCAGCCATCATTGTTTTCCGCGAAACGCTTGAGGCCGCGATGATCATCAGCATCATCGCCATTGCAACTCGCGCGATTCCATCTCGCCGGATCTGGCTTCTCACCGGTATCGGTGCCGGCATTCTTGGTTCGCTGATTGTCGCATCCTTGACGGGACAGATAGCTGAATTGGCTCAAGGGGCCGGGCAGGAATTATTCAATGCCGGGATTCTGGGGCTTGCGGCACTCATGCTGGCCTGGCACAACATCTGGATGGCCCGTCACGGAAAACAATTGGCAATGAATGCCAAACAACTCAGCCAAGATGTTATCTCGGGTAATCGGGAAATGTCTGCACTGGCCTTGGTTGTTGCTCTGGCGACCCTGCGGGAAGGCTCGGAAACGGCGCTTTTCCTCTATGGGCTTGTCGCTGGAAGCGACGAACCCGTTTTCACTGTTCTCAGTGGAGGCGCTATCGGGTTGTTGGTTGGCGCAGCCACTGGCTATGCGTTTTATGCGGGTTTTTTGCGAATCCCTGCCAAACTGTTTTTTTCCATGACCAGTGGACTGATTCTTCTCATGGCCGCAGCCATGACCAGTCAGGCAGTTCGGTTTCTGGTTCAAGCTGATGTCTTGCCCAGTTTGGCCAGCCCGCTCTGGGATACCTCCAGAGTACTCGATAACGCATCCCTATTTGGCCGTGTACTGCATACGCTGATCGGTTACGAGGCTATGCCGTCAGGGATTCAAGTAATTTTTTATTTTGCCACAGCCACGCTGATATATACCGGGATGCGGTTTGCCCGCGTCCAGCCTCCATCCGATCCAACCCCCAGTAGAAAGAAATTCTCATGA